The following coding sequences are from one Diabrotica virgifera virgifera chromosome 2, PGI_DIABVI_V3a window:
- the LOC114330070 gene encoding uncharacterized protein LOC114330070 yields MDYENENPQQKEIHPKNISITSPVAGPSRRQWETPTQKLEYENPQQKEIHPKNIGITSPVAGPSRRQWETPPQKNIRYYEEKESEGFKIPTPFKKCLVFPQTPDGTLKTPKHKRKIFPAVVSSAKYREFYENEVKKKNGPKITKRKQQKTNTVNEESSSNSDMDVTYLDEDLDLSENENIILKTNQHVIVKYMDTHYPGIVLKHDEFGADIRTMVSAGINSWKWPVKEDVLYYFIEDIVCNIKEPEVKNNRGHFSVPEMAKYNGVHY; encoded by the exons ATGGATTATGAAAATGAAAATCCTCAACAGAAAGAAATACACCCCAAAAATATAAGTATTACGTCACCAGTCGCTGGACCATCGAGACGTCAATGGGAAACACCTACCCAAAAATTGGAATATGAAAATCCTCAACAGAAAGAAATACAccccaaaaatataggtattacATCACCAGTCGCTGGACCATCGAGACGTCAATGGGAAACACCTCCCCAAAAAAACATTCGCTACTATGAAGAAAAAGAATCAGAAGGGTTTAAAATTCCAACtccatttaaaaaatgtttagtaTTTCCTCAAACGCCTGATGGAACTTTAAAAACAccaaaacacaaaagaaaaatatttcctGCAGTAGTTTCAAGTGCGAAATATCGAGAATTTTACGAGAATgaagtaaagaagaagaatggtccgaaaataacaaaaagaaaacaacaaaaaacaaatacagtcaACGAAGAAAGCAGCTCTAATTCAGATATGGACGTTACTTATCTCGACGAAGATCTTGATCTTAGTGAAAATGAAAACATCATACTAAAGACAAATCAACATGTTATTGTCAAGTACATGGATACACATTATCCAG GAATAGTTCTGAAACATGATGAATTCGGGGCAGATATCCGAACTATGGTTAGTGCTGGCATAAATTCCTGGAAATGGCCAGTTAAAGAAGACGTATTATATTACTTTATTGAAGACATAGTTTGTAATATAAAAGAACCTGAAGTAAAGAACAATAGGGGTCATTTTAGTGTGCCTGAAATGGCAAAATATAATGGTGTCCATTACTAA